One part of the Lycium ferocissimum isolate CSIRO_LF1 chromosome 8, AGI_CSIRO_Lferr_CH_V1, whole genome shotgun sequence genome encodes these proteins:
- the LOC132067334 gene encoding probable nucleoredoxin 1: MAMAIDQESSANDLTIVLSSKERDFLIRRNGEQVKINSLKEKIVGLYFCGSWCGPCRQFTPKLVETYEDIYPKGDSEIVFVSSDKDEKSFIEHLGKMPWLAVPFSDAEARKNLKQLFKVRAIPHLVFLDGTGKVLSNEGVKFIKHFGPEAYPFTSERVNYLRLEEERAKENQSLTSLLVYGSRDFLISNDGNKISVSELERKTVCLYFAMSSHRECKNFTLKLKEVYENLKRKNFEIVLISLDEKYEDFKESFGRMPWLALPFNDKNCERLVRYFEHKLRPQLVIISPDGKTLQKNAVKFVEEYGDEAFPFTQEKLVTLANLKKKKLEAQTLESILVTADRNFVISNGGLKVPVCNLVGNNIILYFAASWSLPSREFLPKFVTAYQEIKKKDETFEVIFISSDQDEPSFNDFFSNMPWLALPFDDERKAFLSGRFNIVGIPVAIAISPSGCTVNTQVRHLLEMHGAGAYPFTEEHIKNLQQQLDKNTMGWPKKSRDEIDHNEHELALIHQQVYLCSGCKEMGYGWSFFCKHCNYGLHPKCAAKQDEMN, encoded by the exons ATGGCTATGGCAATTGATCAAGAAAGTTCTGCTAATGATCTCACAATTGTACTGTCTTCAAAGGAAAGAGACTTTCTAATACGTAGAAACGGCGAACAG GTTAAGATTAATAGCTTAAAAGAAAAGATTGTGGGCTTGTATTTCTGCGGTTCGTGGTGTGGTCCATGTCGCCAGTTTACACCAAAGTTGGTGGAAACTTATGAGGATATTTATCCTAAAGGTGACTCTGAAATAGTGTTTGTTTCATCTGATAAAGATGAAAAGTCGTTTATTGAACACTTAGGAAAAATGCCATGGCTTGCTGTTCCATTTTCTGATGCTGAGGCGCGTAAGAACTTAAAACAGTTGTTCAAAGTAAGGGCAATTCCACATCTTGTGTTTCTTGATGGGACAGGCAAAGTTTTGAGCAACGAGGGCGTTAAATTTATCAAACACTTTGGTCCTGAAGCCTATCCATTTACATCAGAAAGAGTTAATTACTTGAGGTTGGAAGAAGAGAGggctaaagaaaatcagtcTTTGACGTCTCTTTTAGTCTATGGATCCCGCGATTTTTTGATCTCAAATGATGGGAACAAG ATTTCTGTGTCTGAACTTGAACGGAAAACAGTTTGCCTATATTTTGCAATGAGTAGTCATAGAGAGTGCAAGAACTTCACCTTGAAGTTAAAAGAGGTATACGAAAATCTTAAAAGAAAGAACTTTGAAATTGTGCTGATATCTCTGGATGAAAAATATGAGGATTTTAAGGAAAGCTTTGGAAGAATGCCATGGTTGGCTTTACCTTTCAATGATAAGAACTGTGAGAGGCTGGTTCGGTACTTTGAGCATAAACTCCGACCACAGCTTGTCATAATAAGTCCTGATGGGAAGACTCTGCAGAAAAATGCAGTTAAATTTGTCGAAGAATATGGTGATGAAGCCTTTCCTTTCACACAAGAAAAGCTTGTTACTTTGGCTAatctaaagaagaagaaactcgAAGCACAAACATTAGAGTCCATTCTTGTTACTGCAGATCGAAATTTTGTCATTTCAAATGGTGGTTTAAAG GTTCCTGTGTGCAATCTAGTAGGGAACAACATTATACTGTATTTTGCAGCAAGTTGGAGTCTCCCAAGTCGAGAATTTCTACCCAAATTCGTAACTGcataccaagaaatcaagaagaaagaTGAAACATTCGAAGTGATTTTCATCTCTAGTGATCAAGATGAACCTTCCTTTAATGACTTCTTTTCAAATATGCCTTGGTTAGCACTCCCTTTCGACGATGAAAGGAAGGCGTTTCTTTCAGGCAGATTCAACATTGTTGGCATTCCAGTGGCCATAGCCATAAGTCCTAGTGGCTGCACTGTAAATACACAAGTAAGGCATCTGCTAGAGATGCACGGTGCAGGAGCCTATCCGTTTACGGAAGAACACATAAAGAATTTGCAGCAACAACTCGACAAGAATACAATGGGTTGGCCTAAGAAAAGCAGAGATGAAATTGATCACAATGAGCATGAACTTGCATTAATACACCAGCAAGTGTATCTTTGCAGTGGGTGCAAGGAGATGGGGTACGGGTGGTCGTTCTTCTGCAAACATTGTAATTATGGGCTTCATCCAAAATGTGCTGCAAAACAAGATGAGATGAACTGA